From one Nycticebus coucang isolate mNycCou1 chromosome 14, mNycCou1.pri, whole genome shotgun sequence genomic stretch:
- the GPR83 gene encoding G-protein coupled receptor 83: MLPRWALLCLLHAVRAAERPQEAALAAPNASHFFSWNNYTFSDWQNFVGRRRYGAESQNPTVKALLIVAYSFIIVFSLFGNVLVCHVIFKNQRMHSATSLFIANLAVADIMITLLNTPFTLVRFVNSTWVFGKGMCHISRFAQYCSLHVSALTLTAIAVDRHQVIMHPLKPRISITKGVMYITVIWTMATFFSLPHAICQKLFTFKYSEDTVRSLCLPDFPEPADLFWKYLDLATFILLYILPLLIISVAYARVAKKLWLCNTIGDVTTEQYLALRRKKKKTIKMLMLVVVLFALCWFPLNCYVLLLSSKVIRTNNALYFAFHWFAMSSTCYNPFIYCWLNENFRVELKVLLSMCQRPPKPQEDRPPSPVPSFRVAWTEKSNGQKAPLLSNNLLPSSQPQSRKTDLSSVEPIVAMS; this comes from the exons ATGCTGCCTCGCTGGGCGCTGCTCTGCCTCCTGCACGCCGTGCGAGCCGCCGAGCGCCCCCAGGAGGCGGCCCTGGCCGCGCCCAACGCCTCGCACTTCTTCTCCTGGAACAACTACACCTTCTCCGACTGGCAGAACTTTGTGGGCAGGAGGCGCTACGGGGCCGAGTCCCAGAACCCCACGGTGAAAGCCCTGCTCATCGTGGCTTACTCCTTCATCATCGTCTTCTCGCTCTTTGGCAACGTCCTGGTCTGTCATGTCATCTTCAAGAACCAGCGAATGCACTCGGCCACCAGCCTCTTCATCGCCAACCTGGCCGTCGCCGACATCATGATCACGCTGCTCAACACTCCGTTCACTTTG GTCCGCTTTGTGAACAGTACATGGGTGTTTGGGAAAGGCATGTGCCACATCAGCCGCTTTGCCCAGTACTGCTCCCTGCACGTCTCAGCTCTGACACTGACGGCCATCGCAGTGGACCGCCACCAG GTAATTATGCATCCATTAAAACCCCGGATCTCAATCACAAAGGGTGTCATGTACATCACTGTCATCTGGACCATGGCTACCTTCTTTTCACTGCCACATGCGATCTGCCAGAAGTTATTTACCTTCAAGTACAG TGAGGACACTGTACGCTCCCTCTGCTTGCCCGACTTCCCTGAGCCAGCTGACCTCTTCTGGAAGTACCTGGACTTGGCCACCTTCATCCTGCTTTACATCCTGCCTCTGCTCATCATCTCTGTGGCCTATGCCCGGGTGGCCAAGAAGCTGTGGCTGTGCAACACGATTGGTGACGTGACGACGGAGCAGTACCTTGCCCTGCGGCGCAAAAAGAAGAAGACCATCAAGATGCTGATGCTGGTGGTGGTCCTCTTTGCCCTCTGCTGGTTCCCCCTCAACTGCTATGTCCTCCTCCTGTCTAGCAAGGTCATCCGCACCAACAATGCCCTCTACTTTGCCTTCCACTGGTTTGCCATGAGCAGCACCTGCTACAACCCCTTCATCTACTGCTGGCTGAACGAGAACTTCAGGGTCGAGCTAAAGGTGTTACTGAGCATGTGCCAAAGGCCGCCCAAGCCTCAGGAGGACAGGCCGCCCTCTCCAGTCCCTTCCTTCAGGGTGGCTTGGACAGAGAAGAGCAATGGCCAGAAGGCTCCACTTTTATCCAATaacctcctgccctcctcccaacCCCAGTCTAGGAAGACAGACCTATCGTCTGTAGAACCCATTGTGGCAATGAGTTAG